Within the Isachenkonia alkalipeptolytica genome, the region TTGGAATCATTGCGCTGTTTCAACCCTTTTTAGCCATCACCCTGGTTATCACCGCCGCGCTGCAAGGGGCCGGGGATACGAAGTTTCCCATGTATTCCTCCCTATTAGGGATTTGGGGCGTCCGGGTGGTAAGGGTTTACATCTTAAGTATTCGGATGGACTACGGCCTGATCGGGGTTTGGACCGTCTACGCCGTTGATATTACCCTTCGGGGCATTATTTTAATGATTCGTTTTTTAAAAGGAAAATGGAAAGATATTGAAATCGACTAAGGACATATTCGAGTGCCGATGCAGGCGAAAGGTGAAAAATCGAATAACAATAACAGGAGATGATTTTCATGGAGAAACATAGCCATCCCAATCAAAAGCAGCTGATTAACCGGATGTCCCGGGTTGTGGGCCATGCAGAGTCCGTAAAACGGATGCTGGAAGAGGAACAGGAATGCAGTGATATTTTAATCCAGATCACCGCGGTAAAATCCGCCTTAAACAACGTGGGAAAACTGGTGTTAAAGGACCATATGAACCACTGCATCGTGGACGCCGTAAAAAATGATAATCCGGAAGCCATAGAAAAACTGGATGAGGCCATCGACAAGTTTATGAAGTAAGAAGGCAGGAGGAGAGCTGGACAGAGGACAGGGGGAAAGAGTAACTGTCCTCTCTGCTTCCGCAATTAGCAGTCACAATTAATGAGGCCTTCACCGGTTACTGTTATGTCTGGATAAATCCTGAAAAACGGCTTTTACCTAAGTGCAACATCCTTACTTTTGCTTTGTATCGACTTCATCAACCCGAATGTGGTTTCGTACATAATTGAATAATTCCCATCCTATTTCTATACTGGGGGCTTCCCAAATGGCATCTTTTTTAGTAAACTCTCCTTTCCAGGATATCTCTTTGGGTTCCTGGAAGTAGTAATTTTTACATAATTCCAACTTGAAAGTATATGGGGCTTGGAATACTACGCCTTCTGATTTCTTCGAATTCTTCAACGCCTCCAATACCCCATCTTTTATGATTGCATAGGTTTCTTCCACTCCCGGTTCCCAGCCTTGGGATTTATCTTTAACGGAAATATGCTTTACTTTCTCTGATAATTCCTTTGCTTCCTTCCTCGATGCTTCACAGCCGATATTGGCAATATACTTGACTCCCTGGAAATTCAAAACTGCCATACCTATTTCTGCGATATGCATGTCATTGAACCATAATCCTTTAATCGGTGGGGATTGAATGGTATGAGGGAAATAGGCATTTTCTTCTCCATTTCTTGCATGCTGTCCTACTGTTATCAGCCCAAAAGGTTTGGTTTTAGCCTGTCCCCTTATCTAAATTTACTCACAGGCTCTTTTCAATAGACTTTTTACGGGAACATAAAGGGCTAAGGCTGCAATCATTACTCCCATACTTACTGCCGGGGAATAAATGCCTCCTGCAATGTATATATCCGTGGGTCCCTCTGCGCCCCCTATGATGCTCATACTTGAAGGTTCATTAAGCCGGTCGGTAAGCATCACCAGTAGAAAAGAGGTCATCACACACAAGATGAAATGTTTCCCGAAGTTCCAATTGTTTAAAAATTTTTTCATAAAATATCCTCCTCTTATGTATTTTAAGCATGTACGGATAGTGAATAAGAACATCATACCATTAATTATACTTCAGTTCAATAATTCGAAAAAAATACAGATAAAAACCAAGATACTCAAGGGGAGGTACCGGAGATCTAGTAACCAGGAACCAGGAACCATAAGGACCTGGCTTCACTGCATCTTCCAAGAGCTCTTCTATTTTTGCTAACTTGTCATATAGTTCAGCTTTAGCTACTTGCTTCTCATAAGTTTCCATGCTCATTACAGCCATATCACCATAGCTATTTTTTGTAATAAAGATCGGCTCTTTATTCCCATGGCATAGTTTTGAAATTTCCAATATCATTCCACCAACTACAATAATTCACTTAAATGCTCCAATCGATTAATGTATTCAATATCGCATTTATCTTCTTTTAAAATAAACTTATGTATGGATGTATCTCCACAACGGATGGATTGTTCCGTTTGCATAGAGAGGTTAAGCAGTGACCGGTAAAGCATATTGATCATCCCGCCATGGGAGATGATACATAGTTGTGCATCCTTCGGATACTCCTCTTTCAATTCAGACAAAAACGTCTCTGCCCGAGCT harbors:
- a CDS encoding metal-sensing transcriptional repressor, with the translated sequence MEKHSHPNQKQLINRMSRVVGHAESVKRMLEEEQECSDILIQITAVKSALNNVGKLVLKDHMNHCIVDAVKNDNPEAIEKLDEAIDKFMK
- a CDS encoding M55 family metallopeptidase; protein product: MRGQAKTKPFGLITVGQHARNGEENAYFPHTIQSPPIKGLWFNDMHIAEIGMAVLNFQGVKYIANIGCEASRKEAKELSEKVKHISVKDKSQGWEPGVEETYAIIKDGVLEALKNSKKSEGVVFQAPYTFKLELCKNYYFQEPKEISWKGEFTKKDAIWEAPSIEIGWELFNYVRNHIRVDEVDTKQK
- a CDS encoding MATE family efflux transporter, giving the protein MPSGQLIYGGVYYIFAPFLAGLFSEDPAVIDQVVRVLGIIALFQPFLAITLVITAALQGAGDTKFPMYSSLLGIWGVRVVRVYILSIRMDYGLIGVWTVYAVDITLRGIILMIRFLKGKWKDIEID